Proteins co-encoded in one Aspergillus flavus chromosome 2, complete sequence genomic window:
- a CDS encoding putative amine oxidase codes for MAATFHRCMNGLLALGLLQTASAAVIHKQTELVRFRVPDVTADSLHNVHIDFLDSGFQGEIHLLYGDCDLSTSSERHHEIGSIFVKRDAHPERFVWATPSNAPHLHCLHAFSGSTVVGRSTPVSVAAPVVRRESIADVADAMGPWFDGIAYMEAKEPGKAVVAQAKDASVAIIGGGMSGLLTSHLLESVGIHNWHIIESSGRIGGRIRTEYLNNTRPDQYQYQEMGPMRFPVSITYANTNETLEIQDHKMVFQLGDVLNKMNSDNPELAVNFIPFVQNSPNVPASTGGNRLPNGLIPTAADIAANSSLVYEAASSNATAAADATQAYTDHTTADKITPKIIANMYQAHKSAVENGYFHWSEAGYLRYALGYNDNITDYVAGTDDTPMWDSLYEGVYFSATKWRTIDKGLESLPRAFWPHVANKTTLNRKIQGLSFNETSGKIAVNWRDDPMQLVPESAEYDYAVVSAPFSKVRLWDMPRYSSLLSRAISTLNYAQSCKVSLLFKTRFWEHQENPIFGGCGSVDLAGIGSVCYPSFNINGTGPGVVLASYVSDTPARSVAALSTEDHVALVLRSMVQIHGDIAAEQYTGIYDRQCWEVDEHQAGAWAAPVVGQQELYLPAYYQTEFKTIFIGEHTSYTHAWIFSALDSAVRGTTQLLLDLGLVDEAKEIVNTWMGRWIKV; via the exons ATGGCGGCAACCTTCCACCGTTGTATGAATGGGCTCTTAGCCTTAGGTCTTCTTCAGACAGCCTCCGCCGCTGTTATACACAAGCAAACGGAGCTAGTCCGTTTCCGAGTTCCAGATGTCACCGCTGACTCTTTGCACAACGTTCATATTGACTTCCTCGACTCGGGTTTCCAAGGTGAAATTCACCTTCTGTATGGCGACTGTGATCTCTCCACCTCTAGCGAAAGGCACCATGAGATCGGAAGCATATTTGTGAAGCGCGACGCTCATCCCGAGCGCTTCGTCTGGGCGACACCATCAAATGCTCCCCACCTGCATTGTCTTCACGCGTTTTCGGGATCAACAGTGGTAGGAAGATCGACCCCAGTGTCTGTGGCCGCACCAGTCGTACGGCGAGAGAGTATTGCGGACGTCGCCGATGCGATGGGGCCATGGTTCGATGGTATCGCATACATGGAGGCGAAGGAGCCTGGCAAGGCCGTCGTGGCTCAAGCGAAGGACGCCTCCGTGGCAATTATCGGAGGAGGCATGTCCGGCCTGTTGACCAGTCATCTACTGGAGTCAGTCGGCATCCACAACTGGCACATCATTGAATCCTCCGGGAGAATAGGAGGCCGTATTCGTACTGAATACCTCAACAATACACGCCCGGACCAGTACCAGTACCAGGAGATGGGTCCGATGCGGTTCCCCGTGAGCATCACCTATGCAAACACAAATGAAACCCTCGAAATTCAGGACCACAAGATGGTTTTCCAGCTGGGCGATGTGCTCAACAAGATGAATTCGGACAATCCCGAACTTGCAGTCAACTTCATTCCATTCGTTCAGAACAGCCCGAATGTCCCGGCTAGCACCGGTGGCAATCGTTTGCCAAATGGACTTATTCCTACTGCGGCAGACATAGCGGCGAATTCATCGCTTGTCTACGAAGCAGCGTCTTCCAATGCGACAGCTGCCGCAGATGCAACGCAAGCGTACACAGATCATACTACTGCGGACAAGATTACCCCAAAGATCATCGCCAACATGTATCAAGCACACAAGTCCGCCGTTGAAAATGGATATTTCCACTGGTCAGAAGCGGGTTATTTGCGCTATGCTCTCGGGTACAATGACAACATCACCGACTATGTTGCTGGAACTGACGACACTCCGATGTGGGATAGTCTCTATGAGGGCGTCTACTTCAGTGCCACCAAATGGCGCACCATTGACAAAGGCCTTGAATCTCTCCCACGTGCCTTTTGGCCACATGTCGCGAATAAGACAACGTTGAACCGCAAGATCCAGGGGCTATCCTTCAATGAGACATCCGGAAAGATCGCCGTCAACTGGCGTGACGATCCCATGCAACTGGTACCCGAAAGCGCAGAATATGACTATGCAGTTGTCTCTGCACCATTCAGCAAGGTCCGGCTATGGGATATGCCTCGCTATTCATCCCTTCTGAGCCGGGCTATCTCCACCTTGAATTACGCTCAGTCCTGTAAGGTGTCGCTGCTCTTCAAGACACGATTCTGGGAGCACCAGGAGAACCCCATCTTTGGAGGATGCGGATCCGTGGACTTAGCGGGAATCGGGTCGGTCTGCTATCCTTCCTTCAACATTAACGGCACCGGGCCGGGAGTTGTCCTGGCATCGTACGTCAGTGATACTCCGGCACGATCAGTCGCTGCCTTGAGCACTGAGGATCACGTTGCTTTGGTCCTACGATCTATGGTCCAAATTCATGGTGACATTGCCGCCGAACAATACACAG GCATCTATGACCGCCAATGCTGGGAAGTTGACGAGCATCAAGCTGGTGCTTGGGCGGCTCCTGTCGTCGGACAGCAGGAGCTGTATCTTCCTGCGTATTACCAAACAGAATTCAAGACAATCTTTATCGGCGAACATACTAGTTACACTCATGCCTGGATTTTCTCGGCGTTGGACTCTGCCGTCCGTGGGACCACACAGCTCCTTCTTGACCTTGGCTTGGTGGATGAAGCGAAAGAAATTGTCAATACTTGGATGGGGCGGTGGATCAAGGTTTAA
- a CDS encoding secretory lipase-domain-containing protein has translation MNLAVFDCSPSYYFVADGLRWGSAHAVLNGIRATLLSSDFTGVDRGAAVVMMGYSGGSSPTTLAAELKSTYAPALNIIGTAVGGLLPSLQSVYPTPSRLMHQSLSHNTTRKKQFEEFRPMCSEQLRSTLVYEKLASYFQRMEFLNSPDIQEIFSNNSLGQDVPAMPMFVYKSRHDEASPTVDSDNLVSWYCREGARIHYRMQTQESHRSLALTGILQDLAWSKERFNGLVMPEGCQNSIHSFASTDFDALAFLGRQLSAQ, from the exons ATGAACCTCGCCGTCTTTGATTGCTCCCCGTCGTACTATTTTGTCGCAGATGGGTTGAGATGGGGCA GCGCTCATGCAGTGTTAAATGGCATTCGGGCTACCTTGCTGTCTAGTGATTTTACAGGCGTTGACCGCGGTGCTGCAGTGGTCATGATGGGATACTCGGGAGGAAGTTCGCCCACAACTCTAGCGGCAGAGCTCAAATCAACATATGCGCCGGCGTTAAACATTATTGGCACTGCTGTAGGAGGGCTACTGCCGAGCCTCCAGAGCGTT TATCCCACACCTTCACGCCTAATGCATCAAAGTCTCAGTCACAATACCACCAGAAAGAAGCAGTTCGAAGAGTTTCGGCCGATGTGTAGTGAACAGCTACGCAGCACGCTCGTTTATGAAAAGCTCGCTTCCTACTTCCAGAGAATGGAATTCCTCAACAGCCCCGATATCCAGGAGATCttcagcaacaacagccttGGTCAAGACGTCCCCGCCATGCCAATGTTCGTCTATAAAAGTAGACATGACGAGGCCAGTCCCACAGTGGATAGTGATAACCTTGTGTCCTGGTATTGTAGGGAGGGTGCAAGGATCCACTATCGCATGCAAACGCAGGAATCACATCGATCTTTGGCGCTGACTGGAATCTTGCAGGACCTAGCCTGGTCCAAGGAGAGGTTTAATGGCTTGGTGATGCCTGAGGGTTGCCAGAATTCCATCCATTCCTTTGCAAGCACGGATTTCGATGCGCTTGCCTTCCTAGGGAGACAGCTGTCGGCGCAATAG
- a CDS encoding ricin B lectin domain-containing protein, translated as MTSLFKYLWGSSTSQASSPSPQSTIADIIFPSGLYIIRNVATDTVVDLTGAHRQDGTPAVGWHYHDAKHQKWQIASAGHNQFFILNDATGTYLTADAQPTGGVVLTTGSLVSPTNKRARWTIESAETKHAYTIRSVADPSHVLDLSFSDSKNGTPILIYSDHGTKNQQWTLEQLDAAPPPGVIKNTPVGGEGGTPFEEFKYVPVRVVETWSGEVEDETVVRGLRWTWDDGSQSQLYGAEKGDHQVLVVPPGGKVKESSVSSGKRVDSIVIVTKDGKKFKAGGDGGEEHKQDVGDGVLVGFDGASGLDVDRVGLIFLKKDGGFGVTFGILN; from the exons ATGACCTCTCTATTCAAGTACCTCTGGGGCTCCAGTACTTCACAAGCTTCTTCACCCAGCCCTCAGTCCACCATCGCAGACATAATCTTCCCTTCTGGTCTCTACATCATCCGCAACGTCGCAACGGACACAGTAGTCGACCTCACAGGTGCTCATCGACAGGATGGCACTCCAGCTGTCGGCTG GCACTACCATGACGCAAAGCACCAAAAATGGCAAATTGCCTCCGCAGGCCATAACcagttcttcatcctcaaCGATGCAACAGGAACATACCTGACTGCTG ACGCACAACCAACAGGAGGCGTAGTCCTCACGACCGGAAGTCTCGTATCACCTACTAACAAACGAGCGAGATGGACCATTGAGTCTGCAGAGACGAAACATGCCTATAC TATCCGCTCCGTAGCCGATCCCTCCCATGTCCTGGACCTCTCCTTCTCAGACTCAAAGAACGGAACCCCGATCCTTATCTACTCCGACCACGGGACTAAAAACCAACAATGGACCCTCGAACAACTTGACGCTGCTCCCCCGCCAGGTGTGATCAAGAATACCCCCGTCGGGGGGGAGGGTGGGACCCCCTTTGAAGAATTCAAATATGTTCCAGTTAGGGTTGTAGAAACCTGGAGCGGagaggtggaggatgagacTGTTGTGCGGGGATTGCGGTGGACGTGGGATGATGGAAGTCAGAGTCAGCTTTATGGCGCTGAGAAGGGGGATCATCAGGTGCTTGTTGTACCGCCCGGTGGGAAGGTGAAGGAGAGTTCTGTTAGTTCGGGGAAGAGGGTTGATTCGATTGTGATTGTTACGAAAGATgggaagaaattcaaggCAGGTGGTGATGGGGGTGAGGAGCATAAGCAGGATGTTGGGGATGGGGTTTTGGTTGGGTTTGATGGGGCTTCCGGGTTGGATGTTGATCGTGTTGGGTTGATCTTTTTGAAGAAGGATGGGG GTTTTGGAGTTACCTTTGGCATTTTGAATTGA
- a CDS encoding PQ loop repeat protein: MDNHVAANVFGTLGAVLWSLQLLPQIWKNWRRHDSESLSAAFFLSWAMAGVPLGVYNISDNFNIALQVQPNILISLSLLTWSQCKYYGDKWTLKKILPLAIVLGAVLGGVEAGLVFALRVAYRRGERWPSTLMAILSAVLLAAGVLRHYVDMFRTRSDAGLSLRFALLDASGDVASILSVIFQPSLSILGLVIYGTEFVIWVGLMVILLYFRAARRRKGRDIRVDGPFDSTSN, encoded by the exons ATGGACAATCATGTCGCCGCAAACGTGTTCGGCACATTGGGAGCTGTTCTATGGTCGCTTCAG CTTCTACCCCAAATCTGGAAGAATTGGCGACGACACGACAGTGAGTCTCTGTctgcggccttcttcttatcATGGGCCATGGCCGGGGTTCCCCTCGGCGTGTATAATATCTCAGACAACTTCAATATTGCTCTGCAAGTCCAGCCGAATATCCTCATCTCCTTAAGCCTCTTGACTTGGTCCCAATGCAAATACTACGGAGACAAATGGACCCTGAAAAAAATACTGCCTCTTGCTATAGTCCTAGGTGCAGTTCTCGGTGGCGTTGAAGCCGGTCTCGTGTTTGCGCTCCGCGTCGCCTACAGACGAGGTGAACGGTGGCCGTCAACTCTCATGGCAATTCTTTCTGCCGTTCTTCTGGCGGCTGGGGTATTACGGCATTACGTCGATATGTTCAGGACCCGGTCAGATGCAGGATTGTCGCTTAGATTTGCGCTTCTTGATGCGAGTGGTGATGTGGCCTCGATTTTGTCGGTGATTTTTCAGCCTTCACTGAGTATTCTGGGACTAGTTATCTATGGTACTGAGTTTGTTATATGGGTGGGGCTCATGGTTATTTTGTTATATTTTCGGGCTGCACGAcggaggaaaggaagggatATACGAGTGGATGGACCGTTCGATAGTACGAGTAACTGA
- a CDS encoding putative extracellular elastinolytic metallo proteinase (Extracellular metalloproteinase mep) — protein MHMLSFIGALALPVFVCAQSCEPASLSPRLAGVDLEKFRLTPNAEYVDSDQQIPISTTNVGLIEQSYVETAIKLVRETFPTASFRLREDHYVGDNGVAHVHFRQTVHDLDVDNGDFNVNVGRDGSVFSYGNSFYTGPVPSITQLTKRDFTDPVAALKFALTHLQLPITAGDVSAESTEHPHKYILRGTSGAVTDPKARLVYLVKPEGTLCLVWRVETDVDDNWLLTYVDAKTAEDIHGVVDYISEATFQVYGWGINDPGQVDSRAVLTDPWNLKESPLTWFSDGQKNWTTTRGNNGIAQENINNLPTYLNNFRPDSPTQNFSYEYPAGGSPKDYINASITQLFYTANAYHDLLYTLGFNEKAGNFQWNNSGLGGKDKDYVILNAQDGASRNNADFATPPDGSPARMRMYLFTHTTPPRDGVFESGIVIHEYTHGLSMRLTGGPDNSRCLSAFESASMGEGWGDFMATAIRLKPSDTRATDYGMGMWVYNDEKGIRQYLYSTSMETNPLNYTSLNRMWEAHAGGTVWASMLYEVLWNLIDKHGKNDGPRPTFDERGVPRDGKYLAMKIVIDAMALQPCNPDFVQARNAILDADQALTGGQNKCEIWTGFAKRGLGQGAEYGRGRRVGSYDIPSGVCQKKI, from the exons ATGCATATGCTCTCATTTATCGGGGCCCTGGCTCTACCTGTTTTTGTCTGCGCTCAATCTTGTGAGCCCGCTTCTCTATCGCCTCGCCTCGCTGGTGTTGATCTGGAAAAGTTTCGGTTGACTCCCAACGCAGAATACGTCGATTCCGATCAGCAGATCCCCATCTCGACTACGAATGTTGGCCTGATTGAGCAAAGCTACGTTGAGACGGCCATTAAACTGGTCAGAGAAACATTCCCTACCGCAAGCTTTCGACTCCGAGAGGATCACTACGTTGGGGATAATGGTGTGGCACACGTTCACTTTCGTCAGACAGTGCACGACCTAGATGTCGATAACGGGGATTTCAATGTCAAC GTCGGTCGCGACGGCAGCGTCTTCTCCTATGGAAACTCCTTCTACACCGGCCCTGTTCCCAGCATCACCCAGTTGACAAAGCGTGACTTCACCGACCCTGTGGCGGCATTGAAATTCGCATTGacacatcttcaacttcctaTCACAGCGGGGGATGTGTCTGCGGAATCAACGGAGCATCCTCATAAGTATATTCTCAGAGGCACGTCCGGGGCTGTCACGGACCCGAAGGCACGTCTTGTCTACCTCGTGAAGCCTGAAGGAACACTATGCTTGGTGTGGAGAGTAGAAACCGATGTAGATGATAACTGGCTCTTGACCTATGTGGATGCGAAAACCGCCGAGGACATTCATGGCGTCGTCGACTATATTTCCGAGGCCACCTTCCAAGTCTA TGGCTGGGGAATCAATGACCCTGGTCAAGTGGACAGCCGTGCCGTTCTTACTGACCCGTGGAATCTGAAGGAGTCTCCACTGACATGGTTCAGCGATGGACAAAAGAACTGGACTACAACACGGGGGAACAATGGCATTGCCCAGGAAAATATCAATAACCTACCAACCTACCTTAATAATTTCCGACCTGACAGCCCTACTCAGAATTTCTCTTATGAGTATCCGGCCGGTGGATCTCCAAAGGACTACATTAATGCTTCCATTACACAACTATTCTACACAGCCAACGCATACCATGATCTCCTGTACACACTGGGCTTTAATGAAAAGGCAGGCAACTTCCAATGGAACAACAGCGGGCTGGGAGGCAAGGACAAGGACTATGTGATACTAAACGCGCAGGATGGAGCGAGTAGGAATAACGCCGATTTCGCTACTCCCCCAGACGGATCGCCCGCCCGCATGCGCATGTATCTCTTCACGCATACCACGCCACCTCGGGATGGAGTATTTGAGTCTGGGATTGTCATTCATGAATATACCCATGGCT TATCAATGCGACTTACCGGTGGCCCCGACAACTCCCGGTGCTTGAGTGCTTTCGAGTCGGCTAGCATGGGAGAAGGCTGGGGTGACTTCATGGCGACTGCGATCCGTCTCAAGCCCAGTGACACACGTGCAACGGATTACGGAATGGGAATGTGGGTTTATAATGATGAGAAGGGTATTCGACAGTATCTGTATTCAACTTCGATGGAGACTAACCCACTGAACTACACATCCCTGAACAGAATGTGGGAGGCCCATGCAGGTGGGACCGTCTGGGCTTCGATGCTGTACGAAGTGCTATGGAACTTGATTGACAAGCACGGCAAGAACGATGGCCCACGGCCCACGTTCGATGAAAGGGGAGTGCCCAGGGATGGTAAATACTTGGCAATGAAGATAGTAATTGATGCTATGGCTTT ACAACCCTGCAATCCTGACTTTGTTCAGGCCCGAAATGCAATCCTGGACGCGGATCAGGCTCTGACAGGAGGCCAGAATAAATGTGAGATCTGGACTGGGTTTGCCAAGCGTGGTTTGGGACAGGGGGCTGAATATGGACGTGGTAGGCGCGTGGGCAGCTACGATATTCCCAGTGGTGTGtgccagaagaagatctaA